The window GGAGACCGAGCGCGGCCCCCTCTGGGTGGCGCGACGCCGATACTCCGTCGGCCATGCCCATGGCCGGCACCGGCTGACGCCGGCGGCGGGACTCGATCCCGCCGCCCTCGCCATGCTAGGCCGCGCGGAGACGTCGCCCGACGGGCGGCGTCTCGCCTACCTCGATACCGAAACGACGGGCTTGGCCGGCGGGACCGGCACGTACGCGTTCCTGGTGGGCGTGGGCTTCGTCGACGGGGACGAGTTCGAGGTGTGCCAGCTCTTCATGCGCGACCTCGACGAGGAGCCGGCGCTGCTCGCCGCGCTCGAGGCCCTGCTCGCCCGCTTCGACGGGCTCGTGACGTACAACGGCACCGGCTTCGACCTGCCCCTGCTCGAGACGCGGTTCGTGCTCGGGCGCCGGCGCTGGCCGGCCGATCGCTTTCATCTCGACTTGCTCACCTCCGCGCGCCGGCTGTGGCGGGACCGCCTCGTGGACTGCCGGCTGGGCACGGTGGAGCAGCACGCGCTCGGCTTCGAGCGACGCGACGATCTCCCCGGCGCCATGATTCCCGCGGTCTACTTCGACTATCTGCGCCGCAAGCGGCCCGGGGAGCTGCCGCGCGTGTTCGAGCACAACCGGCACGACATCCTGTCGCTCGCCGCGCTCACCGGATGGGTGGCGGACGCGGCGACGCGGGCGCCCTCCGGCGACATCGCGCCCGACG is drawn from Candidatus Methylomirabilota bacterium and contains these coding sequences:
- a CDS encoding ribonuclease H-like domain-containing protein yields the protein MAIPAELRQVIRRIEERTRAAAPAPPRRAGTLEELVGGAVEETERGPLWVARRRYSVGHAHGRHRLTPAAGLDPAALAMLGRAETSPDGRRLAYLDTETTGLAGGTGTYAFLVGVGFVDGDEFEVCQLFMRDLDEEPALLAALEALLARFDGLVTYNGTGFDLPLLETRFVLGRRRWPADRFHLDLLTSARRLWRDRLVDCRLGTVEQHALGFERRDDLPGAMIPAVYFDYLRRKRPGELPRVFEHNRHDILSLAALTGWVADAATRAPSGDIAPDELAGLGLLWEARDADRGEACLREALARGIAGAGRARLLARLAWREKRRARWSEARALWDELARGQRSFDPRPWEEMAKIDEHRLRDWSGAQAVVLEALARAEAARASEALRAGLDHRLRRLERRLARLAPTPLL